The Xanthomonas sontii genomic sequence GCCGCAGGACGTGGCGCCGGGCGACGTGCTGCTGCTGGACGATGGCCTGATGCAGCTGAAGGTGGTCGAGGTGCAGGGCGAGCGCATCGTCACCAGCGTGCTCAACGACGGCGTGTTGTCCGATCGCAAGGGGCTCAACAAGCAGGGCGGCGGCCTGTCGCTGGGCGCGCTGACCGAGCGCGATAAGGAACTGATCGGCATCGTCGCCAAGATCGGCGTGGACTTCATCGCGGTGTCGTTCTGCCGCAACGCCGAGGACATGAACGAGGCGCGGCGCATCGCCCGCGCGCACGGCTGCGACGCGGCGCTGGTGTCCAAGATCGAGCGCACCGAGGCGATCGAGAACCTGAGCGAGATCGTCGAGGCCTCGGACGTGGTGATGGTCGCGCGTGGCGACCTGGGCGTGGAAATCGGCGACGCCGAGCTGCCGGGCCTGCAGAAGAAGATCATCAAGGAATCGCTGGCGCAGAACAAAGTGGTGATCACCGCCACGCAGATGCTGCAGTCGATGGTGGAAAGCCCGATCCCGACCCGCGCCGAAGTGCTGGACGTGGCCAACTCGGTGATCGACGGCACCGACGCGGTGATGCTGTCGGCCGAGAGCGCCGCCGGCGCCTATCCGATCCGCGCGGTCGAGGCGATGGCGCGCATCTGCCTGGGCGCCGAGCGCCAGTTCGAGACCGAAACCGACTTCGGCATGGCCCCGCGCAACCTCGAGCGCGCCGACCAGGCCATCGCCATGGCGACGATGTTCCTGTCCCAGCACGTGGGCGTGCGCGCGATCGTGGCGATGACCGAATCCGGCGGCACCCCGCGCTACCTGTCGCGCTTCCGCGCCAA encodes the following:
- the pyk gene encoding pyruvate kinase, which translates into the protein MIERQRRTKILATLGPATDPPGVLEDLFRAGVNVVRLNFSHGDPSGQAKRAAEVRAAAARVGAEIGILADLPGPKIRIERFAQGKVSLKLGDRFDLIADPNAAPGDASQVGVSYLGLPQDVAPGDVLLLDDGLMQLKVVEVQGERIVTSVLNDGVLSDRKGLNKQGGGLSLGALTERDKELIGIVAKIGVDFIAVSFCRNAEDMNEARRIARAHGCDAALVSKIERTEAIENLSEIVEASDVVMVARGDLGVEIGDAELPGLQKKIIKESLAQNKVVITATQMLQSMVESPIPTRAEVLDVANSVIDGTDAVMLSAESAAGAYPIRAVEAMARICLGAERQFETETDFGMAPRNLERADQAIAMATMFLSQHVGVRAIVAMTESGGTPRYLSRFRAKAPIFAVTRHDGARRHMAMMRDVFPINFDSRGLTPREAARGAIRVLVEAGLLAPGDRVVFTSGEHMETHGATNTLRLLEVGPDGRASGLGEL